Proteins encoded together in one Bacteroides ovatus window:
- a CDS encoding potassium/proton antiporter, protein MIFTAENTLLIGSILLFVSIVVGKTGYRFGVPTLLLFLVVGMLFGSDGLGLQFHDAKDAQFIGMVALSIILFSGGMDTKFREIKPILGPGIVLSTVGVLLTALFTGLFIWWISGMSWSNIYLPITTSLLLASTMSSTDSASVFAILRSQKMNLKHNLRPMLELESGSNDPMAYMLTIVLIQFIQSSGMGVGAIVGSFVIQFIVGAAAGYVLGKLAIRMLNKLNIDNQALYPILLLAFVFFTFSITDLLKGNGYLAVYIAGIMVGNNKIMHRKDIYTFMDGLTWLSQIIMFLCLGLLVNPHEMLEVAAVALLIGVFMIIIGRPLSVFLCLLPFRKITMKSRIFVSWVGLRGAVPIIFATYPVVAGVEGSNLIFNIVFFITIVSLVVQGTTISFVARILNLSKPLEKTGNDFGVELPEEIDSDLSDMTITKSMLEEADTLKDMNLPKGTLVMIVKRGDEFLIPNGTLKLHEGDKLLLISEKSKEEDTDSE, encoded by the coding sequence ATGATATTTACAGCAGAAAACACCCTACTTATCGGTTCTATCTTACTTTTCGTCAGCATCGTTGTTGGAAAAACCGGATACCGCTTTGGAGTACCTACCTTATTATTGTTCCTCGTAGTAGGAATGTTGTTTGGAAGTGACGGCCTCGGCCTGCAGTTCCACGACGCGAAAGACGCCCAATTTATCGGTATGGTGGCCCTTAGTATTATCCTTTTCTCGGGAGGTATGGATACGAAATTCAGAGAAATCAAACCTATTCTAGGTCCCGGTATCGTGCTTTCCACTGTCGGAGTACTACTTACAGCTCTTTTCACCGGACTCTTTATCTGGTGGATATCAGGTATGAGCTGGTCAAATATTTATTTACCTATCACTACTTCCCTGCTTTTGGCCTCCACCATGTCATCTACGGATTCGGCTTCGGTGTTCGCCATTCTCCGTTCACAGAAGATGAACTTGAAACACAACCTTCGTCCCATGCTGGAACTGGAGAGCGGAAGTAATGACCCGATGGCCTATATGCTTACCATTGTCCTGATACAGTTTATTCAATCGTCAGGTATGGGAGTCGGAGCTATCGTAGGCTCTTTCGTCATCCAGTTTATCGTCGGCGCGGCTGCCGGATATGTACTTGGAAAGCTAGCTATCCGGATGTTAAATAAGCTCAATATTGATAATCAAGCCTTGTATCCCATCTTATTACTGGCATTTGTGTTTTTCACTTTCTCCATCACCGATTTACTGAAAGGTAACGGATACCTTGCCGTATATATCGCCGGTATCATGGTGGGAAACAATAAAATCATGCACCGTAAGGATATCTACACCTTTATGGACGGACTGACCTGGTTGTCGCAAATCATCATGTTCCTTTGCCTGGGATTGCTTGTCAACCCGCACGAAATGCTCGAAGTAGCTGCCGTGGCATTGTTGATTGGTGTTTTCATGATTATTATCGGGCGCCCGTTAAGCGTGTTCCTTTGTCTGCTTCCATTCCGGAAAATCACGATGAAATCACGTATTTTCGTATCTTGGGTAGGATTACGCGGTGCAGTTCCTATCATCTTTGCTACCTATCCGGTAGTGGCGGGCGTAGAAGGTTCGAACCTCATTTTCAACATTGTATTCTTTATTACCATTGTCTCATTGGTCGTACAGGGAACAACCATTTCTTTCGTCGCCCGGATTTTGAATCTTTCCAAACCGCTGGAAAAAACCGGTAACGACTTCGGAGTGGAACTTCCGGAAGAAATAGACTCTGATCTTAGTGACATGACTATCACCAAAAGTATGCTGGAAGAAGCAGACACATTGAAAGATATGAATCTTCCGAAAGGCACGCTGGTAATGATCGTGAAGCGCGGAGATGAGTTCCTGATTCCCAACGGAACACTGAAACTGCACGAAGGAGATAAACTATTACTTATTTCCGAAAAATCCAAAGAAGAAGATACTGATTCAGAATAA
- a CDS encoding long-chain fatty acid--CoA ligase — translation MEQEHQFIDYIEQSIIKNWDKDALTDYKGITLQYKDVARKIAKFHIVLESAGIQPGDKIAVCGRNSAHWAVTFLATITYGAVIVPILHEFKADNIHNIVNHSEAKLLFVGDQAWENLNEDAMPLLEGIASLADFSALVSRNEKLTYAFEHRNAIYGQQYPKNFRPEHICYRKDRPEELAIINYTSGTTGYSKGVMLPYRSLWSNVAYCFEMLPVKPGDHIVSMLPMGHVFGMVYDFLYGFSAGAHIYFLTRMPSPKIISQSFSEIKPKVISCVPLIVEKIIKKDILPKVDSKIGKLLLKVPIVNDKIKSLARQAAMEIFGGNFDEIIIGGAPFNAEVEAFLKKIGFPYTIAYGMTECGPIICSSRWETLKLASCGKATSRMEVRIDSPDPKTHAGEIVCRGMNMMLGYYKNPEATAQIIDANGWLHTGDLGTLDEEGYVTVRGRSKNLLLTSSGQNIYPEEIESKLNNMPYVSESLIVLQHEKLVALIYPDFDDAFAHGLQQTDIQKVMEQNRIELNQQLPNYSQISKIKIHFEEFEKTAKKSIKRFMYQEAKG, via the coding sequence ATGGAACAAGAACATCAGTTCATTGATTATATTGAGCAAAGCATCATCAAAAACTGGGACAAAGATGCCTTAACTGACTATAAAGGAATTACCCTCCAATATAAGGATGTAGCGCGTAAAATCGCTAAATTTCACATCGTCTTGGAAAGTGCCGGCATCCAGCCGGGAGATAAAATAGCCGTTTGCGGACGTAACAGTGCTCACTGGGCAGTTACTTTCCTGGCGACTATCACTTACGGAGCTGTTATTGTTCCCATTTTGCATGAATTCAAGGCAGATAATATTCATAATATCGTCAACCATTCCGAAGCCAAATTACTTTTCGTCGGCGACCAGGCATGGGAGAACCTGAATGAAGATGCCATGCCTTTGTTAGAGGGCATCGCTTCGCTGGCTGATTTCTCGGCATTAGTGTCCCGAAACGAAAAACTCACTTACGCTTTTGAACACCGGAACGCTATTTACGGTCAACAGTATCCCAAGAACTTTCGCCCGGAACATATTTGTTACCGGAAAGATCGTCCGGAAGAACTAGCTATCATCAACTATACTTCCGGTACCACGGGTTACTCTAAAGGAGTGATGCTCCCCTATCGCAGTCTTTGGTCAAACGTGGCTTACTGCTTCGAAATGCTTCCCGTTAAACCAGGAGATCATATCGTTTCCATGTTGCCTATGGGACACGTGTTCGGTATGGTATATGATTTCCTTTACGGATTCTCTGCAGGTGCACACATCTATTTCCTGACGCGTATGCCGTCTCCGAAAATCATTTCCCAATCTTTCTCCGAAATCAAACCCAAAGTGATTTCTTGTGTACCGTTGATTGTGGAAAAGATTATCAAGAAAGATATTCTTCCTAAAGTAGACAGCAAAATCGGCAAGTTATTGCTGAAAGTGCCTATTGTGAACGATAAAATCAAATCGCTGGCACGACAGGCTGCCATGGAAATCTTCGGTGGAAACTTTGACGAGATTATTATCGGAGGTGCTCCTTTCAATGCGGAAGTAGAGGCTTTCCTTAAAAAGATAGGGTTCCCCTACACCATCGCTTACGGTATGACGGAATGTGGTCCGATTATTTGTTCCAGCCGTTGGGAAACACTGAAACTTGCTTCCTGCGGAAAGGCAACCAGCCGAATGGAAGTCCGTATTGACTCACCGGACCCGAAAACACATGCCGGAGAAATCGTATGCAGAGGAATGAATATGATGCTGGGATATTATAAAAATCCGGAAGCTACGGCGCAAATTATTGATGCTAACGGTTGGCTGCATACCGGTGACCTCGGTACGTTGGATGAAGAGGGTTATGTGACAGTCCGCGGACGTAGTAAGAACCTGCTTCTCACCTCTAGCGGACAGAATATCTATCCCGAAGAAATTGAAAGCAAGCTGAACAACATGCCGTATGTTTCGGAGTCACTGATCGTCTTACAGCACGAAAAACTGGTAGCCCTGATCTACCCGGATTTCGACGATGCTTTCGCTCATGGATTGCAGCAGACGGATATTCAGAAAGTAATGGAGCAAAACCGTATCGAATTGAATCAACAGCTTCCTAACTATTCTCAAATAAGCAAGATTAAAATCCATTTTGAAGAATTTGAAAAGACTGCGAAAAAGTCAATCAAGCGCTTTATGTATCAGGAAGCAAAGGGATAA
- a CDS encoding glycoside hydrolase family 97 protein, whose amino-acid sequence MKINYVIGAFLCVLGCYGCSSPKTEVKSPDGHIKMALTVDDNGKPLYNVLVGDSLLIENSTLGFTEKNGIDLGGGFQIKNTTFDSKDETWTQPWGENKTNRNHYNEMAVNLVNKDQVELTLRFRVFDDGVGFRYEYNVPAADSLLITDELTTFRFRQDGTSWSIPASAETYELLYAQRPISEVETANTPFTFKTADGVYGSIHEAALYDFSEMTLKQAGNYTLKAELAPWPDGVKVRKGNHFTTSWRTIQIVPDAVSLINSAMILNLNEPSKIETTDWIRPMKYVGVWWGMHLGVETWKMDERHGATTVNAKKYIDFAAANQIEGVLFEGWNEGWESWGGMQNFDFTKPYADFDIDEVVRYAKEKGVEVIGHHETGGNIPNYERQMDHAMQWYTDHGIHVLKTGYAGAFPNGYLHHSQYGVNHYQKVVETAARHKMTLDAHEPIKDTGIRRTWPNMMTREGVRGMEWNAWSEGNPPSHHVMLPFTRMLSGPLDYTPGTFDILFLNTKDSPRRQKWNDQDKGNSRVNTTLAKQLANWVILYSPLQMASDMIENYEGHPAFQFFRDFDPDCDESKALAGEPGEFVAIVRKAKGNYFLGAATNEKPRTLEIKLDFLEPGKQYKAVIYADGENADWKSNPTDYRITEQTVTSENTLNIRMAAGGGQAISFMAL is encoded by the coding sequence ATGAAAATAAATTATGTCATTGGAGCTTTTCTGTGTGTGCTGGGATGTTACGGGTGTAGCAGTCCGAAAACAGAAGTGAAATCGCCGGACGGTCATATCAAAATGGCTTTAACAGTAGACGACAACGGCAAACCGCTGTATAACGTTTTAGTAGGTGACTCATTGTTGATTGAAAATTCGACATTGGGATTTACGGAGAAAAACGGTATCGACCTGGGCGGAGGATTTCAGATAAAAAACACGACTTTCGACAGTAAAGATGAAACATGGACGCAACCATGGGGTGAAAATAAAACCAATAGAAATCATTATAATGAGATGGCGGTAAATTTGGTCAATAAAGATCAGGTGGAGTTAACTCTCCGTTTCCGTGTGTTTGATGATGGGGTAGGGTTCCGTTATGAATATAATGTGCCCGCAGCGGATTCCCTATTGATTACGGATGAACTGACAACTTTCCGTTTTCGCCAAGACGGTACATCATGGTCCATTCCTGCCAGTGCCGAAACTTATGAATTGCTTTATGCGCAACGTCCCATTTCCGAGGTGGAGACAGCCAATACTCCTTTCACTTTTAAAACTGCCGATGGTGTCTACGGAAGTATTCATGAAGCGGCATTGTACGATTTCTCGGAAATGACTTTGAAGCAGGCAGGAAACTATACGTTGAAAGCTGAACTTGCTCCATGGCCTGATGGTGTGAAAGTGCGTAAAGGTAATCATTTCACTACTTCCTGGCGTACTATTCAGATTGTTCCGGATGCCGTTAGTCTGATTAATTCGGCTATGATTTTAAATCTGAATGAACCAAGTAAAATAGAAACGACCGATTGGATTCGTCCGATGAAATATGTAGGTGTATGGTGGGGGATGCATCTCGGCGTAGAAACCTGGAAGATGGATGAACGTCATGGAGCCACTACTGTCAATGCCAAGAAATACATTGATTTTGCCGCTGCCAATCAGATTGAAGGCGTTTTGTTTGAAGGTTGGAATGAAGGCTGGGAAAGCTGGGGTGGTATGCAAAACTTTGACTTTACGAAACCGTATGCTGACTTTGACATTGATGAAGTGGTTCGTTATGCAAAGGAAAAAGGAGTTGAAGTTATCGGCCATCACGAGACCGGAGGGAATATTCCCAACTATGAGCGCCAGATGGATCATGCTATGCAATGGTACACAGACCACGGTATCCATGTCCTTAAGACAGGATATGCGGGAGCTTTCCCGAATGGTTATCTTCATCACAGCCAATATGGGGTCAACCACTATCAGAAAGTGGTGGAAACAGCTGCCCGTCACAAAATGACGCTGGATGCGCACGAACCTATTAAAGATACCGGTATCCGTCGTACATGGCCTAATATGATGACACGTGAAGGAGTGAGAGGGATGGAATGGAATGCATGGAGCGAAGGAAATCCTCCGTCTCATCATGTCATGTTGCCGTTCACCCGTATGCTGTCCGGTCCGCTGGATTATACACCGGGTACGTTTGATATTTTGTTTCTGAACACCAAAGATTCTCCCCGTCGCCAGAAATGGAACGATCAGGATAAAGGAAACAGCCGTGTGAATACAACATTGGCGAAACAGCTTGCTAACTGGGTGATTTTGTATTCTCCCTTGCAGATGGCATCTGATATGATTGAAAATTATGAAGGCCATCCGGCTTTCCAGTTCTTCCGCGATTTCGATCCGGATTGTGACGAATCGAAAGCATTGGCAGGAGAACCGGGGGAATTTGTAGCCATCGTGCGTAAAGCAAAAGGCAACTATTTCTTGGGAGCGGCAACGAACGAGAAACCCCGTACACTGGAAATAAAACTGGATTTCCTGGAACCGGGCAAACAGTATAAAGCTGTCATCTATGCGGATGGAGAGAATGCGGATTGGAAATCAAATCCTACGGATTACCGGATAACGGAACAAACGGTTACTTCTGAAAATACGTTGAACATACGAATGGCTGCCGGAGGCGGACAGGCTATTTCATTTATGGCACTTTAA
- a CDS encoding response regulator transcription factor, translated as MAKILLVEDEINIASFIERGLKEFGHSVTVCHDGNTGWKILQDEPFDLLILDIIMPKINGLELCRLYRQMFGYQIPVIMLTALGTTEDIVKGLDAGADDYLVKPFSFQELEARIKALLRRNKEVPSNLLTCDNLILDCNTRKAKRGDIDIDLTVKEYRLLEYFMTHQGVALSRITLLKDVWDKNFDTNTNIVDVYVNYLRVKIDRDFDKKLIHTVVGLGYIMNT; from the coding sequence ATGGCAAAGATACTATTGGTTGAAGATGAAATTAATATCGCCTCTTTCATCGAACGGGGATTAAAAGAATTCGGGCATTCGGTAACCGTCTGCCATGACGGGAATACGGGTTGGAAAATCCTTCAGGACGAACCTTTCGACCTTTTAATACTGGACATTATCATGCCTAAAATAAATGGTTTGGAGCTTTGCCGACTTTATCGCCAAATGTTCGGGTATCAAATCCCGGTAATCATGCTGACAGCTTTAGGAACAACCGAAGACATCGTCAAAGGACTGGATGCGGGAGCAGATGATTATCTCGTCAAACCTTTTAGTTTCCAGGAACTGGAAGCACGCATCAAAGCCCTGTTGAGACGCAACAAAGAAGTCCCTTCCAATCTATTGACTTGCGATAACCTGATATTGGACTGCAATACCCGAAAAGCCAAAAGGGGTGACATAGACATCGACCTTACTGTTAAAGAATACCGCCTGCTCGAATATTTCATGACTCATCAAGGGGTTGCCCTCTCACGTATCACTCTGCTCAAAGATGTATGGGACAAGAATTTTGATACCAATACCAATATCGTAGATGTTTACGTAAACTATCTCCGGGTAAAGATTGATCGTGACTTTGATAAAAAGCTGATCCATACAGTCGTAGGATTAGGATATATCATGAATACTTAA
- a CDS encoding sensor histidine kinase, whose amino-acid sequence MKIGSKIALFYTLISVLTTVIIIAVFYIFSTQYINKLYASYLREKAYLTAQKHWEKDEVDEQSYQIIQRKYDELLPEAHEILLNMDSLSEVHDTLNKYLTQHQQALLLAGQDSIPFSFKYKDQLGAALYYPDNEGNFIVLVMSRNAYGTEIKEHLLLLSIFLILASSVLIFFIGKIYSGRILVPLQHILKELKRIRANSLNRRLKTTGNNDELEDMIKTLNSMLDRLDSAFKAEKSFVSHASHELNNPITAIQGECEISLLKERSTGEYIESLQRISSESKRLSSLIRHLLFLSRQEEELLKNNIEEIILADILKELTASDERIHLHLEETDPQMTVKANPYLLKIALKNIIDNACKYSDKEVNVTLYREQQQVILDIEDRGIGIPQEEIEHIFQSFYRGSNTRDYAGQGIGLSLTLKIISAYHAKLDISSEIEKGTKVRVIF is encoded by the coding sequence ATGAAAATAGGTTCTAAAATAGCTCTCTTCTATACATTAATCAGTGTACTGACCACTGTCATCATCATTGCTGTATTTTATATTTTCAGTACGCAGTACATCAATAAACTTTATGCTTCTTACCTGCGTGAAAAAGCCTACCTGACCGCACAGAAGCATTGGGAAAAAGATGAAGTAGACGAACAGAGCTACCAGATTATCCAGCGCAAATATGACGAACTCCTGCCCGAAGCCCATGAGATTCTTTTAAATATGGACAGTCTCTCCGAAGTGCATGATACGCTGAATAAATACCTCACACAACACCAGCAGGCTCTTCTGCTGGCAGGACAGGACAGCATCCCTTTCTCCTTCAAATATAAGGATCAACTGGGAGCCGCCCTTTATTATCCGGATAATGAAGGAAACTTTATCGTACTCGTCATGTCCCGGAATGCCTACGGAACAGAAATCAAGGAACACCTATTGTTGCTTTCCATATTTCTCATCTTAGCCAGTTCCGTCCTGATCTTTTTTATCGGAAAAATATATTCCGGCCGTATTCTGGTTCCCCTGCAACACATACTAAAGGAATTGAAAAGAATACGTGCCAACAGTCTGAACCGCCGATTAAAGACCACTGGTAATAATGACGAACTGGAGGACATGATAAAGACATTAAATAGCATGCTCGACCGTCTGGACAGTGCATTCAAGGCAGAAAAATCCTTTGTCAGTCACGCTTCACATGAGTTGAACAATCCGATTACTGCCATTCAGGGAGAATGTGAAATCAGTCTGCTGAAAGAAAGAAGCACGGGAGAATACATTGAATCCCTCCAACGAATTTCTTCGGAAAGCAAACGGTTATCCAGCCTGATCCGGCATCTTCTTTTTCTTTCACGACAAGAAGAAGAACTCCTGAAAAACAATATTGAAGAGATTATTTTGGCCGATATATTAAAAGAGTTGACAGCTTCTGATGAGAGAATCCATCTTCATTTGGAAGAGACAGACCCGCAGATGACTGTAAAAGCCAATCCATATCTGTTGAAGATAGCATTAAAAAATATAATAGATAACGCCTGCAAATATTCTGATAAAGAAGTAAATGTGACTCTCTACCGGGAGCAACAACAAGTCATTCTTGATATAGAAGACCGGGGAATCGGTATTCCACAAGAAGAAATAGAACACATATTCCAGTCTTTCTATCGGGGCAGTAATACCCGGGACTATGCCGGACAAGGCATCGGACTTAGCCTGACCCTGAAAATCATTTCTGCTTATCATGCAAAGCTGGATATATCTTCAGAAATAGAAAAAGGAACAAAAGTACGGGTGATTTTTTAA
- a CDS encoding efflux RND transporter permease subunit yields MHKFIDNIVAFSLKNKFFIFFCTAIAVIAGAVSFKHTPIDAFPDVTNTKVTIITQWPGRSAEEVEKFITIPVEIAMNPVQKKTDIRSTTLFGLSVINVMFEDRVDDFTARQQVYNLLNDADLPDGVTPEVQPLYGPTGEIFRYTLRSDKRSVRELKTIQDWVIERNLRSVSGVADIVSFGGEVKTFEVSVNPHQLINYGITSLELYDAIAKSNINVGGDVITKSSQAYVVRGIGLINDLDELRNIVVKNINGTPILVKNLADVHESCLPRLGQVGRMDENDVVQGIVVMRKGENPGEVIANLKDKIEDLNQNVLPKDVKIVAFYDREDLVNLAVKTVTHNLIEGILLVTFIVLIFMADWRTTVIVAVVIPLALLFAFICLRVMGMSANLLSMGAIDFGIIIDGAVVMVEGVFVALDKKAREVGMPAFNVMSKMGLIRHTAKDKAKAVFFSKLIIITALIPIFSFQKVEGKMFSPLAYTLGFALLGALIFTLTLVPVMSSMLLKKNVREKNNRFVHFINVKCSALFDLFYAHRKLTIGMATVIAGVGLWLFSFLGTEFLPQLNEGSIYIRATLPQSISLDESVTLANKMRKKLLTFPEVRQVLSQTGRPNDGTDATGFYNIEFHVDIYPEKEWESKLTKLELIDKMQDDLSIYPGIDFNFSQPITDNVEEAASGVKGSIAVKVFGKDLYESEKYAVQIEKILGTVQGIEDLGVIRNIGQPELRIELNERQLARYGVAKEDMQSIIEMAIGGKSASLLYEDERKFNIMVRYSEQFRQNEEEIGKILVPAMDGTMVPIKELADITTITGPLLIFRDNHARFCAVKFSVRGRDMGTAVAEAQKKVNASVHLPAGYSLKWTGDFENQQRATKRLAQVVPISIAIIFIILFILFSNARDAGLVLLNVPFAAVGGIVALLITQFNFSISAGIGFIALFGICIQNGVIMISDIKANLKLGSPLEKATKEGVRSRIRPVIMTAAMAAIGLMPAAMSHGIGSESQRPLAIVIIGGLIGATFFALFVFPLIVEVVYERMLYDKNGKLLQRRI; encoded by the coding sequence TTCATAGATAATATAGTGGCTTTCTCGCTGAAAAATAAATTCTTTATTTTCTTCTGTACAGCGATTGCCGTTATAGCCGGAGCTGTTTCCTTTAAACATACTCCGATAGATGCTTTCCCGGATGTGACGAATACGAAAGTGACGATTATCACGCAATGGCCGGGACGTAGTGCCGAAGAGGTAGAGAAGTTTATCACCATTCCTGTTGAGATTGCGATGAATCCCGTTCAGAAGAAAACGGATATTCGTTCCACCACTCTTTTCGGGCTTTCTGTCATCAATGTAATGTTTGAAGATCGTGTCGATGATTTCACCGCACGTCAACAGGTATATAATTTATTGAATGATGCCGACCTTCCGGACGGGGTAACTCCGGAAGTACAACCTCTGTATGGACCAACGGGGGAAATATTCCGTTATACGCTTCGTAGTGACAAGCGCAGTGTGCGGGAACTGAAAACGATTCAGGATTGGGTGATCGAACGTAATCTCCGTTCGGTATCCGGCGTAGCGGATATTGTGAGCTTCGGCGGGGAGGTGAAGACGTTTGAGGTAAGTGTGAATCCTCACCAGTTGATTAATTATGGCATTACCTCTTTGGAACTGTATGATGCGATAGCTAAAAGTAATATCAATGTAGGAGGAGATGTTATCACTAAAAGTTCGCAAGCTTATGTGGTTCGTGGAATCGGTTTGATTAACGATCTGGATGAATTGAGAAATATCGTAGTGAAAAACATCAATGGCACTCCGATTCTGGTGAAGAATCTTGCCGATGTACACGAATCCTGTCTGCCTCGTTTGGGACAAGTGGGCCGAATGGATGAAAATGATGTTGTACAGGGGATTGTAGTCATGCGGAAAGGAGAGAATCCGGGTGAGGTGATTGCCAACCTGAAAGATAAAATAGAAGACTTGAATCAGAATGTGCTTCCGAAAGATGTGAAGATAGTGGCATTCTATGACCGGGAGGACTTGGTGAATCTGGCGGTAAAGACTGTGACGCATAACCTGATTGAAGGAATATTATTGGTTACGTTTATTGTATTGATCTTTATGGCAGATTGGCGGACTACCGTGATTGTTGCTGTCGTTATCCCATTAGCCCTTTTGTTCGCATTTATCTGTTTACGGGTGATGGGAATGTCCGCCAATCTGCTTTCTATGGGAGCCATAGACTTCGGTATTATTATTGATGGGGCCGTGGTGATGGTGGAAGGAGTGTTTGTGGCTTTGGACAAGAAAGCGAGGGAAGTGGGGATGCCGGCTTTTAATGTGATGTCTAAAATGGGCTTGATCCGTCACACGGCAAAAGACAAGGCAAAAGCGGTTTTCTTCTCCAAATTGATTATCATCACTGCATTGATTCCTATCTTCTCTTTCCAGAAGGTAGAAGGAAAGATGTTCTCTCCTTTGGCATACACGTTGGGCTTTGCACTGTTGGGAGCTTTGATCTTTACATTGACATTGGTTCCGGTGATGTCTTCCATGTTACTGAAAAAGAATGTTCGTGAGAAAAATAACCGTTTTGTCCATTTTATCAATGTGAAGTGTTCGGCTCTTTTTGATTTATTCTATGCGCACAGGAAGCTGACTATCGGAATGGCAACCGTAATAGCAGGTGTCGGATTATGGCTTTTCTCTTTCCTGGGTACGGAGTTCCTTCCGCAGTTGAATGAGGGATCTATCTATATTCGTGCTACCTTGCCACAGAGCATTTCGTTGGATGAATCGGTGACTCTTGCCAATAAAATGAGAAAGAAACTATTAACGTTTCCGGAAGTGCGGCAAGTGCTGTCGCAAACCGGACGACCGAATGACGGTACAGATGCTACCGGATTCTATAATATCGAGTTCCACGTTGATATTTATCCCGAAAAGGAATGGGAGAGTAAGTTGACAAAACTGGAACTGATTGATAAGATGCAGGATGATTTATCCATTTATCCCGGTATTGACTTCAATTTCTCACAACCGATTACCGATAATGTGGAGGAAGCAGCTTCCGGTGTGAAAGGATCTATTGCGGTGAAAGTGTTTGGTAAAGATTTGTATGAGTCGGAGAAATATGCGGTTCAGATAGAGAAAATCCTGGGTACGGTTCAAGGGATTGAAGACTTGGGTGTGATTCGGAACATCGGTCAGCCGGAGCTTCGTATAGAGTTGAATGAACGCCAATTGGCGCGTTATGGCGTTGCTAAGGAAGATATGCAATCAATTATCGAAATGGCTATTGGCGGAAAATCGGCTTCACTGTTGTATGAGGATGAGCGGAAGTTTAATATCATGGTAAGATACAGCGAACAATTCCGTCAGAATGAAGAGGAGATAGGTAAGATATTGGTTCCGGCGATGGATGGAACGATGGTACCTATCAAAGAATTGGCAGATATAACGACGATTACGGGACCGTTATTGATATTCCGTGATAATCACGCTCGTTTCTGTGCTGTGAAATTCTCGGTGAGAGGTCGTGATATGGGTACGGCAGTTGCCGAGGCGCAGAAAAAGGTGAATGCTTCCGTACATTTGCCGGCAGGCTATTCTCTGAAATGGACGGGCGATTTTGAGAACCAGCAACGTGCCACGAAACGTCTGGCACAGGTTGTCCCTATCAGTATTGCTATCATTTTTATCATCCTGTTTATTCTATTCTCTAATGCGCGGGATGCGGGACTGGTATTGCTGAATGTACCGTTCGCTGCCGTGGGTGGTATTGTGGCTCTTCTGATAACGCAGTTCAACTTCTCCATTTCTGCCGGTATCGGTTTTATTGCCTTGTTTGGTATTTGTATTCAGAACGGGGTGATTATGATTTCCGATATAAAGGCGAATCTAAAACTCGGCTCGCCCTTGGAGAAAGCCACTAAGGAAGGAGTGCGCTCGCGTATCCGCCCTGTGATTATGACAGCGGCAATGGCAGCTATCGGTTTGATGCCCGCTGCCATGAGTCATGGAATTGGTTCGGAATCACAACGTCCGTTGGCGATTGTCATTATCGGCGGATTGATAGGAGCGACTTTCTTTGCCTTGTTTGTCTTTCCTCTTATTGTGGAAGTGGTATATGAACGAATGTTATATGATAAAAACGGAAAGTTATTGCAAAGACGTATTTAG